The Thermomonospora curvata DSM 43183 DNA segment CCGGCAGCTGTTCCAGCGGACGGCGCGCGGCGTCGTGCCGACGGCGGTCGCCGACGAGCTGGCCCGCCAGGTGGCGCCCCACGTGGACGCGCTGGTCGCGATCACCGAACGCCGGATCGGCCCCGGCGACCCCTTCGCCAGGCCGGTGCACCTGGGCGGGCCCGCCGAGTTCACCGCCGTGCGGGTGCTGCCGGCGCTGGCCGAGCCGGTGCGGCGCGGCCTGCGGCTGCGCGTCGGCGTGGGGCTGGCCGAGGAGCTGCTGTCGGGGCTGGCGGCGGGCCGGTTCGACCTGGTCGTCTCCGCGATCCGGCCGCGCGGCCGGGCGATCACCGCCGTCCCGCTGACCGACGAGGAGTTCGTCCTGGTGGCCGCCGCCTGCTGGGCCGAGCGGATCGACCGCGAGCACCTGGCCCGCGAGCCGGCCGCCGCGCTGCGCGGCGTCCCGCTGATCTCCTACGCCGAGGACCTGCCGATCATCCGCCGCTACTGGCGCACGGTGTTCGGCGGGCGGCCCTCCGGCCAGGCCGCCGTGGTCGTCCCGGACCTGCGCGGGGTCCTGGCCGCCGCGGCGGCCGGCGCCGGCGTCACCGTGCTCCCCCGCTACCTGTGCGAACAGCAGCTGGCCTCGGGCGAGCTGGTCGCCCTGCTCCAGCCGGAGGTCCCGCCGATCAACACGCTCTTCCTGGCGGCCCGCACCGGCACCGCCGACCTGCCGCACATCGCGGCGGTGCGCGACCACCTGCTGGCCCAGGCCCGCTCCTGGTGATCCCCGGGCCTTTTCCGGACGTGCGTTCAGGCGCGGGCGCGGGAGCGGGTGCGGCGGCGGGAGCGGCGCGAGCGGCGGGCCGGGGGGCGCTCGCCGGTGCGCAGCCACAGCTGGACCTGGGCGCCGCCCAGCACGGAACGGTGGATGCGCAGGTGGCCGCCGGTGGACTCGGCGGCACGGCGGGCGATGTCCAGCCCGAGCCCGGTGGAGCCGCGGCCGCTGCGTCCGCGTTCCAGGGCGGCCTGCGGGTCGGCGATGCCCGGCCCGGCGTCGGCGACCAGGATGCCGGTGACGCCCTCGCCGACGTGCAAGGTGACGGCGAAGTCGGTGCCTTCTGGGGTGTGCCGGAAGATGTTGCCCAGCAGGGCGTCCACGGCGGCCTCCAGCTCGGCGGCCGGCAGCGGCACCGGGGCCGGGCGGTCGGCGCCGATCAGCTCGCAGTTGCGTCCCTCGTCCTCGGCCAGGGCCGACCAGAAGGCGATGCGGTCGCGCAGCACCTGGGCGGCGTCGCAGCTGCCCCGCCC contains these protein-coding regions:
- a CDS encoding LysR family transcriptional regulator, which translates into the protein MDLSLLRTFLEVYRAGSLTGAAPHLGLSQPAVTAQIRTLEERLGRQLFQRTARGVVPTAVADELARQVAPHVDALVAITERRIGPGDPFARPVHLGGPAEFTAVRVLPALAEPVRRGLRLRVGVGLAEELLSGLAAGRFDLVVSAIRPRGRAITAVPLTDEEFVLVAAACWAERIDREHLAREPAAALRGVPLISYAEDLPIIRRYWRTVFGGRPSGQAAVVVPDLRGVLAAAAAGAGVTVLPRYLCEQQLASGELVALLQPEVPPINTLFLAARTGTADLPHIAAVRDHLLAQARSW